A genomic segment from Mycoplasma sp. 1018B encodes:
- the greA gene encoding transcription elongation factor GreA yields the protein MPNSEKEKILLTQETYDKYKAEYDNLILVQRPAVQAELKEARAQGDLSENAEYDAARDKQAQIEGRILELEEILEKAEVYDKSQKQTYTGIGSKVTYLDIQKNQTYTVTIMGSHDTNPFENKISNMSPLALAIAEASIGEIVEVEVPQKYSIKVLKVE from the coding sequence ATGCCAAATAGTGAAAAAGAAAAAATCCTCTTAACACAAGAAACTTATGATAAATATAAAGCTGAATACGATAATTTAATTTTAGTTCAAAGACCTGCTGTTCAAGCTGAATTAAAAGAAGCTAGAGCACAAGGTGATCTTTCTGAAAATGCTGAATACGATGCGGCAAGAGATAAACAAGCACAAATAGAAGGTAGAATTTTAGAATTAGAAGAAATTTTAGAAAAAGCTGAAGTATATGATAAATCTCAAAAACAAACTTATACAGGTATCGGTTCTAAAGTAACATACTTAGATATTCAAAAAAATCAAACTTATACAGTTACTATTATGGGTAGTCACGATACTAATCCATTTGAAAATAAAATTTCAAACATGTCACCTTTAGCTTTAGCAATAGCTGAAGCATCTATAGGTGAAATAGTTGAAGTTGAAGTTCCACAAAAATATTCGATAAAAGTATTAAAAGTTGAATAA
- a CDS encoding phosphotransferase: protein MKTKITIGYTNKSYKKDDYFLQIKKRNKFNHKIDYKILKIFTFVPKLLKNTYFKSKWEFIETEKITISKENLTLIAQNMLILHNSNLVFPKTNHFKRINWYWKQLKRKNINLEVIDKYKYLIEKILKQQNNNWPLHNDLWTNNLLKKDHKIYFIDWEYASMGDFHFELAYFITLSNLNYEEEEYFLKKYKNFDQTKLIENKILVNYLVILWLYSQKKLHFSHKPFEDKIYQLLEELKIKNQ from the coding sequence ATGAAAACAAAAATTACAATTGGATATACAAATAAAAGTTATAAAAAAGATGATTATTTTTTGCAAATTAAAAAGCGAAACAAATTTAACCATAAGATAGATTATAAAATTTTAAAAATATTTACTTTTGTCCCTAAATTACTTAAAAATACTTATTTTAAAAGTAAATGAGAATTTATTGAAACCGAAAAAATAACTATTAGTAAAGAAAATTTAACATTAATAGCTCAAAATATGTTAATACTTCATAATTCTAATTTAGTATTTCCAAAAACAAATCATTTTAAAAGAATAAATTGATATTGAAAACAATTAAAAAGAAAAAATATTAACTTAGAAGTTATTGATAAATATAAATATTTAATAGAAAAGATATTAAAACAACAAAATAATAACTGACCATTGCATAATGATTTATGAACAAATAATTTATTAAAAAAAGATCATAAAATTTATTTTATTGATTGAGAATATGCTTCAATGGGTGATTTTCACTTTGAATTAGCATACTTTATTACATTATCTAATTTAAACTATGAAGAAGAAGAGTATTTTTTAAAAAAATATAAAAATTTTGATCAAACTAAATTAATTGAAAATAAAATTTTAGTTAATTATTTAGTAATATTATGATTATATTCACAAAAAAAATTACATTTTTCTCATAAACCTTTTGAAGATAAAATTTATCAATTATTAGAAGAATTAAAAATAAAAAACCAATAA
- a CDS encoding deoxynucleoside kinase → MLIGISGMIGAGKSTLTNKLANYYKNSAMLSEFENDDEIFNTFLQWLYEKKPNLALSFQTYVVENHTSKLDEIINLNQENNNYLFLDRFSIEHYIFAYINLKNLPKQYWNGYQQLFNILITKKELPNLIIYLDMNFDTFKKRLFARGRKVEIDNWESNEKYFKTLYQTYKPMFIELAQKYNLNYFIIETDNLNENEVFEKAKKIIENKGLNNDNSN, encoded by the coding sequence ATGCTTATTGGAATAAGTGGAATGATAGGTGCTGGTAAAAGTACTCTTACAAATAAATTAGCTAATTATTATAAAAATTCTGCAATGTTAAGTGAATTTGAAAATGATGATGAAATTTTTAATACTTTTTTACAGTGATTATATGAAAAAAAACCTAATTTAGCTTTAAGTTTTCAAACTTATGTAGTCGAAAATCACACAAGCAAATTGGATGAAATAATTAATTTAAATCAAGAAAATAATAATTATTTATTTTTGGATAGATTTTCGATAGAACATTATATTTTTGCCTACATAAATTTAAAAAATTTACCTAAACAATATTGAAATGGTTATCAACAACTTTTTAATATTTTAATAACAAAAAAAGAATTACCAAATTTAATAATTTATTTGGATATGAATTTTGATACTTTTAAAAAACGTTTATTTGCTAGAGGTAGAAAAGTCGAAATAGATAATTGAGAATCAAATGAAAAATATTTTAAAACTTTATATCAAACTTATAAACCCATGTTTATTGAATTAGCACAAAAATACAATTTGAATTATTTTATTATTGAAACTGATAATTTAAATGAAAATGAAGTATTTGAAAAAGCAAAAAAAATAATAGAAAATAAAGGATTAAATAATGATAATAGCAATTAG
- the lepA gene encoding translation elongation factor 4: MQKNKIRNFSIIAHIDHGKSTLADRILELTNTVSKHDMDDQFLDQMDLERERGITIKLNAVQIKYKDYIFHLIDTPGHVDFTYEVSRSLAASEGALLLVDATQGIEAQTLANVYLALENNLQIIPIINKIDLPSADIEKTKKEIEETIGLSCENAVAISAKTGLNCEKILEAIEKFIPEPKNADDNKPLRALIFDSYFDEYRGVIMLIRIFEGKLNVGQKFKFMSIQKEYHVAELGVRNPKETKKMFLEAGEVGWVAATIRDAREVNVGDTITSVDNPAKEALPGYKKKQPVVFTGFYPVDTRDYMELKESLEKISLSDSSITWEQETSKALGFGFRVGFLGMLHMEILQERLNREYHIGIIATSPSVEYKIYKTNGEIEYISNPSLLPDRTFIKKIEEPYILATIILPSSYIGNIMELCQGKRGIYKDLVYIDDNRSKLIYEMPLSEIVLDFFDRLKSLSKGYASFEYELIGYRESDLVKVDILLNGDKIDAFSIVAQKDFAYPRARDLCERLKQEIPRQNFEVPVQAVIGNKVIARETIKAYRKDVTAKLYGGDVTRRQKLLKKQKEGKKRMKMLGSVEVPQEAFLNILKTNLDNKNK, translated from the coding sequence ATGCAAAAAAATAAAATAAGAAATTTTTCAATTATCGCTCATATAGATCATGGCAAGAGTACTTTAGCAGATAGAATATTAGAATTAACAAATACAGTAAGTAAACATGACATGGATGATCAATTTTTAGATCAAATGGATTTAGAAAGAGAAAGAGGCATAACAATTAAATTAAATGCCGTTCAAATTAAATATAAAGATTATATTTTTCATTTGATTGATACTCCTGGTCATGTTGATTTTACTTATGAAGTTTCTAGATCATTAGCTGCATCAGAAGGCGCTTTATTATTAGTTGATGCTACTCAAGGTATTGAAGCACAAACTTTGGCAAATGTTTATTTAGCATTAGAAAATAATTTGCAAATAATACCTATAATTAATAAAATTGATTTACCTTCAGCAGATATAGAAAAAACAAAAAAAGAAATTGAAGAAACTATTGGTTTATCATGTGAAAATGCAGTAGCTATTTCAGCTAAAACAGGATTAAATTGTGAAAAAATCTTAGAAGCAATTGAAAAATTTATTCCAGAACCCAAAAATGCTGATGATAATAAACCTCTAAGAGCATTAATTTTTGATTCTTATTTTGATGAATATCGTGGCGTTATCATGTTAATAAGAATTTTTGAGGGGAAATTAAACGTAGGGCAAAAATTTAAATTTATGTCAATCCAAAAAGAATATCATGTTGCAGAATTAGGGGTTAGAAATCCTAAAGAAACTAAAAAAATGTTTCTTGAAGCTGGAGAAGTGGGTTGAGTAGCTGCTACTATAAGAGATGCAAGAGAAGTTAATGTAGGAGATACTATTACTAGTGTTGATAATCCTGCAAAGGAAGCATTACCAGGATATAAAAAGAAACAACCTGTTGTTTTTACAGGATTTTATCCTGTTGATACAAGAGATTATATGGAACTTAAAGAAAGTCTGGAAAAAATTTCATTAAGTGATAGCTCTATAACTTGAGAACAAGAAACCTCAAAAGCATTAGGATTTGGTTTTAGAGTAGGATTTTTGGGAATGTTGCATATGGAAATTTTACAAGAAAGATTGAATCGTGAATATCATATTGGAATAATAGCAACTTCACCTTCAGTAGAATATAAAATTTATAAAACTAACGGAGAAATTGAATATATTTCTAATCCTTCTTTATTGCCTGATAGAACTTTTATAAAAAAAATAGAAGAGCCATATATATTAGCGACCATTATATTACCTTCTTCATATATAGGCAACATTATGGAATTATGCCAAGGCAAAAGAGGAATTTATAAAGATTTAGTTTATATTGATGATAATAGATCAAAATTAATTTACGAAATGCCATTATCAGAAATAGTTTTAGATTTTTTTGATAGATTAAAAAGTTTATCTAAAGGATATGCATCTTTTGAATATGAACTTATAGGTTATCGTGAAAGTGATTTAGTAAAAGTAGATATTTTATTAAACGGTGATAAAATTGATGCTTTTTCAATCGTTGCCCAAAAAGATTTTGCCTATCCAAGAGCAAGAGATTTGTGCGAAAGATTAAAACAAGAAATTCCAAGGCAAAATTTTGAAGTCCCTGTTCAAGCTGTTATAGGTAATAAAGTAATAGCAAGAGAAACTATTAAAGCTTATAGAAAAGATGTTACAGCTAAGCTTTATGGAGGGGATGTAACAAGAAGACAAAAATTATTAAAAAAACAAAAAGAAGGTAAAAAAAGAATGAAAATGCTAGGAAGTGTGGAAGTTCCTCAAGAAGCTTTTTTAAATATTCTAAAAACTAATTTAGATAATAAAAATAAATAA
- a CDS encoding BC85_0335 family putative methyltransferase yields MEVKKLNNILNKYFLDTQNFNSQTQQNNNNLIKLILLISIFVVIAIAFITFIIIKLKIKKIKKEIFNKELAQTKLNILELRGEELATAPLDLKKFFKIKIDDYDLENLINSTYLNKSKKNLLIGENIEYEYATMQYLAQGENSIISNNFDIKNWNNAVLEYPNYFNKKTHIINQTNELFNLIIAINSNLTNNQIFEKFFLNLNKNGLLIICQKNQSKTDLKQLISKLKYQNIRYEVSYVKNKFLYIVKD; encoded by the coding sequence ATGGAGGTAAAAAAATTGAACAATATCTTGAATAAATATTTTTTAGATACTCAAAATTTTAATAGTCAAACTCAGCAAAATAATAATAATTTAATCAAACTAATTTTATTGATTTCAATTTTTGTTGTTATAGCTATTGCTTTTATAACTTTTATTATTATTAAATTAAAAATTAAGAAAATAAAAAAAGAAATATTTAATAAAGAACTTGCTCAAACAAAGTTAAACATTTTAGAATTAAGAGGAGAAGAATTAGCTACTGCTCCTTTAGATTTAAAAAAATTTTTTAAAATTAAAATTGATGATTATGATTTAGAAAATTTAATTAATTCAACCTATTTAAATAAATCAAAAAAAAATTTATTAATTGGCGAAAATATTGAATACGAGTATGCTACAATGCAATACTTAGCACAAGGAGAAAATAGCATTATAAGCAATAATTTTGATATAAAAAATTGAAATAATGCTGTATTAGAATATCCAAATTATTTTAATAAAAAAACACATATAATTAATCAAACTAATGAATTATTTAATTTAATAATTGCTATTAATTCTAACTTAACTAATAATCAAATTTTTGAAAAATTTTTTTTAAATTTAAATAAAAATGGTTTATTAATTATTTGCCAAAAAAATCAAAGTAAAACTGATTTAAAACAACTAATTAGTAAATTAAAATATCAAAATATTCGTTATGAAGTAAGTTATGTTAAAAATAAATTTTTATATATAGTAAAAGATTAA
- a CDS encoding phosphoketolase: protein MSQKDYNSSKYLNRVHAWWRAANYLSVGQMYLRNNPLLQKPLVDEDIKIYPIGHWGTIPGQNLIYAHLNRVINKYDLNMFYIEGPGHGGQVMISNSYLDGSYTELFPEITQDIQGMTKMFKRFSFPGGTASHAAPETPGSIHEGGELGYSISHAVGAILDNPEVIAATVIGDGEAETGPLMAGFYSSSFINPVNDGAVLPILHINGGKISNPTILARKTDKEIKQLLAGFGWEAIFVEADVFDQVGIHKLMAKAFDKAIEKIKKIQEKARKFSADIATRPVWPALVVRTPKGWTCPHAIDGNVYEGSFRSHQVPLAVSSENAAKKAQLVKWLESYKPNELFNKDGSFKKEFASLAPKGDKRMAMNPITNGGINPKVLKLPKWEDIALNFEKPGEIKSQDMAVAGTWFAEVIKLNPTNFRIFGPDETKSNRMFDVLKTTNRQWLERIDTQLDEAIAPAGRVIDSQLSEHQAEGFLEGYVLTGRHGMFASYESFLRVVDSMLTQHMKWVAKAKKVEWRNDYPSLNVIATSTAFQQDHNGYTHQDPGILGHLADKKPELIREYLPADSNSLLAVLDKSFKERDVINLIVASKQPREQWFSAREAQILINNGLKVVPWASTCTLEEKPDLVIAAAGTEPTLESLAAISYLNHKFPTLKIRFVNVVDLLRLRTKNIDPRGLTDYEFDAIFTKDKPVVFAFHGYEGLIRDIFFNRNNHNLHVHGYRENGDITTSFDIRLMSEMDRFHIAQTAAIAVYGKEEAKKFVDEMENKVSEHNIFIKEYGIDMPEVRQWKWEGLKK from the coding sequence ATGAGTCAAAAAGACTACAATTCAAGTAAATATTTGAATAGAGTACATGCTTGATGAAGAGCAGCTAACTATTTATCTGTTGGACAAATGTACTTAAGAAATAATCCTCTTTTACAAAAACCACTTGTAGATGAAGATATTAAAATTTATCCTATAGGACACTGAGGAACTATCCCAGGACAAAATTTAATTTATGCACATTTAAATCGTGTTATTAATAAATATGATCTTAATATGTTTTATATCGAAGGCCCTGGACATGGCGGTCAAGTAATGATTTCTAATTCATATCTTGATGGTTCATATACTGAATTATTCCCTGAAATAACTCAAGATATTCAAGGTATGACTAAAATGTTTAAACGTTTTTCATTCCCTGGAGGTACTGCTTCACATGCTGCGCCTGAAACTCCTGGTTCTATTCATGAGGGTGGCGAATTAGGATATTCAATATCACATGCAGTAGGAGCAATATTAGATAATCCTGAAGTAATTGCTGCAACTGTTATAGGTGATGGTGAAGCTGAAACAGGACCATTAATGGCCGGATTTTATTCATCTTCATTTATAAATCCTGTAAATGATGGTGCAGTTTTACCTATTTTGCATATTAATGGTGGAAAAATTTCTAATCCAACAATTCTAGCGCGTAAAACTGATAAAGAAATAAAACAATTATTAGCCGGATTCGGTTGAGAAGCTATTTTTGTTGAAGCTGATGTTTTTGATCAAGTTGGTATTCATAAATTAATGGCCAAGGCATTCGATAAAGCCATAGAAAAAATTAAAAAAATACAAGAAAAAGCACGTAAATTTTCTGCTGATATAGCAACCAGACCTGTTTGACCTGCTTTAGTTGTTAGAACTCCAAAAGGTTGAACTTGTCCACATGCTATTGATGGTAATGTCTATGAAGGAAGTTTTAGATCTCATCAAGTTCCATTAGCCGTTTCATCAGAAAACGCAGCTAAAAAAGCCCAATTAGTAAAATGATTAGAATCATACAAACCAAATGAATTATTTAATAAAGATGGTTCATTCAAAAAAGAATTTGCTTCATTGGCTCCTAAAGGCGACAAAAGAATGGCTATGAATCCTATTACCAATGGTGGAATTAATCCAAAAGTATTAAAATTACCAAAATGAGAAGATATAGCATTAAATTTCGAAAAACCTGGAGAAATTAAATCACAAGATATGGCTGTAGCAGGTACATGATTTGCAGAAGTAATAAAATTAAATCCTACTAACTTTAGAATTTTTGGACCAGATGAAACTAAGTCAAATAGAATGTTTGATGTTTTAAAAACAACTAATAGACAATGATTAGAAAGAATTGATACACAATTAGATGAAGCGATAGCTCCAGCTGGTAGAGTAATTGATTCACAATTGTCAGAACATCAAGCTGAAGGATTTTTAGAAGGATATGTTTTAACTGGACGTCATGGAATGTTTGCTTCTTATGAATCATTTTTAAGAGTAGTTGATTCAATGTTAACTCAACATATGAAATGAGTAGCAAAAGCTAAAAAAGTTGAATGAAGAAATGATTATCCTTCACTTAATGTTATAGCTACTTCAACAGCATTTCAACAAGATCATAATGGATATACTCATCAAGATCCAGGTATTTTAGGACATTTAGCAGATAAAAAACCTGAATTAATACGTGAATATCTTCCTGCTGATTCTAACTCATTATTAGCTGTTTTAGACAAATCATTTAAAGAAAGAGATGTCATTAACTTAATTGTTGCCTCTAAACAACCAAGAGAACAATGATTCTCAGCAAGAGAAGCACAAATTTTAATTAATAACGGATTAAAAGTAGTTCCTTGAGCTTCAACTTGTACTTTAGAAGAAAAGCCGGATTTAGTTATTGCTGCTGCAGGTACTGAACCTACATTAGAATCATTAGCTGCTATTTCATATTTAAATCATAAATTCCCTACTTTAAAAATAAGATTTGTAAATGTTGTTGATTTATTAAGACTTCGTACTAAAAATATTGATCCAAGAGGATTGACTGATTATGAATTTGATGCGATATTTACTAAAGATAAACCAGTGGTTTTTGCTTTCCACGGTTATGAAGGTTTAATAAGAGATATTTTCTTCAACAGAAATAACCATAATTTACATGTACATGGATATAGAGAAAATGGTGATATAACAACCTCATTTGACATTCGTTTAATGAGCGAAATGGACAGATTCCATATCGCTCAAACTGCTGCAATTGCTGTTTATGGTAAAGAAGAAGCTAAAAAATTCGTTGATGAAATGGAAAATAAAGTTTCTGAACACAATATCTTTATTAAAGAATATGGTATTGATATGCCTGAAGTAAGACAATGAAAATGAGAAGGTCTTAAGAAATAA
- a CDS encoding bifunctional UDP-sugar hydrolase/5'-nucleotidase yields MKLKIKKLFSTVISAGVLLSPLAFAIACNDTSKTTKDDENILPKKQFSQEEIKKQQSLFDDFENKYNSALETKAKEYTTKKAEIEKMKNSTEAQKQAKTAAEEEFKNWLSATRTEFANLKAQYNELFNKLKEVEESSIIKTIKIYHTNDEHGRILFDDGRFNNYSGLEGLAQYMEGLPRDLLLSAGDLIQGLPLSDSDKGKTITQLATELKYDSIAVGNHEFDYGLNTLLELNKMSTEKNTPFLSANITWKNDGTHNGIQHKAGDLVFKPYIIKNINNYKVAIVGITTPDTAYTSNPKNSVDVTFNDPTESFNKISQKLKDEEKVNFVIALTHLGVGRNERNWESIYLAQNAKDLDLILDGHSHTKYEAQKVENSQTWLTQTEAYTKYLGDITIRINSETGVIESLRSNLRDINQIQVARTGTRSAKYEELISKLEQEYNKVNNVIVFNNSVNFIHATRIKVGNSNYATGRVKQSNLGTFAADANVWKFIVEGGVKNQSGKAEATLDNTIGLINGGGLRTDLATGEVKRGDIVGISPFGNRLVGLEISGTILKQVFAHSVNKIKSGGYGQWSHNVSFEASATENNKKYTYAIKEGTLKINNKDIVDDQKYYLITNDYLAVGGDQYEMINKDKQLENVQLVYEGDAIADVIGEYAKKITEQEVQENKNSILWKMEKYSQETATNFIKIEFEPTTK; encoded by the coding sequence ATGAAATTAAAAATTAAAAAATTATTTTCAACTGTTATAAGTGCTGGAGTTTTATTATCGCCTTTAGCTTTTGCAATAGCATGTAATGATACTTCAAAAACAACAAAAGATGATGAGAATATTTTGCCAAAAAAACAATTTTCACAAGAAGAAATTAAAAAACAACAATCACTTTTTGATGATTTTGAAAATAAATATAATAGCGCTTTAGAAACTAAGGCAAAAGAATATACAACTAAAAAAGCAGAAATTGAAAAAATGAAAAATTCAACTGAAGCTCAAAAACAAGCTAAAACTGCAGCTGAAGAAGAATTTAAAAATTGATTAAGTGCAACTAGAACTGAATTTGCTAATTTAAAAGCACAATACAATGAATTATTTAATAAATTAAAAGAAGTAGAAGAATCAAGCATAATTAAAACAATTAAAATTTATCATACAAATGATGAACATGGAAGAATTTTATTTGATGATGGTAGATTTAACAATTATTCAGGTCTTGAAGGTTTAGCTCAATACATGGAAGGCTTACCAAGAGATTTACTTTTATCAGCTGGGGATTTAATACAAGGATTACCATTGAGCGATTCTGATAAAGGTAAAACAATTACTCAATTAGCTACTGAATTAAAATATGATTCAATTGCAGTTGGTAATCATGAATTTGACTATGGATTAAATACTTTATTAGAATTAAATAAAATGTCCACAGAAAAAAATACTCCATTTTTATCTGCTAATATTACTTGAAAAAATGATGGAACACATAATGGAATTCAACATAAAGCCGGAGATCTAGTATTTAAACCTTATATTATAAAAAACATAAATAATTATAAAGTAGCAATAGTAGGTATTACAACACCTGATACTGCTTATACTTCTAATCCAAAAAATTCTGTTGATGTAACTTTTAATGATCCAACTGAATCGTTTAATAAAATTTCTCAAAAATTAAAAGATGAAGAAAAAGTTAATTTTGTTATTGCTCTTACACATTTAGGAGTAGGTAGAAATGAAAGAAATTGAGAATCTATTTATTTAGCACAAAATGCAAAAGATTTAGATTTAATTTTAGATGGTCACAGTCATACTAAATATGAAGCTCAAAAAGTAGAAAATAGTCAAACTTGATTAACACAAACTGAAGCTTATACTAAATATTTAGGAGATATAACAATTAGAATAAACAGCGAAACTGGTGTAATTGAATCATTAAGATCTAATTTAAGAGATATTAATCAAATTCAAGTTGCTAGAACTGGAACTAGAAGCGCAAAATATGAAGAATTAATTTCAAAATTAGAACAAGAATATAATAAAGTTAATAATGTAATAGTTTTCAATAATTCAGTTAATTTTATTCATGCAACTAGAATTAAAGTAGGTAATTCAAATTACGCCACAGGAAGAGTTAAACAATCTAATTTAGGAACATTTGCTGCTGATGCTAACGTATGAAAATTCATCGTTGAAGGCGGCGTTAAAAATCAAAGTGGCAAAGCAGAAGCTACTTTAGATAATACAATCGGACTTATAAATGGTGGTGGATTAAGAACTGATTTAGCCACAGGTGAAGTAAAAAGAGGGGATATTGTAGGTATATCACCTTTTGGAAATAGATTAGTAGGACTGGAAATTTCAGGAACTATTTTAAAACAAGTTTTTGCTCATTCAGTAAATAAAATTAAAAGCGGTGGTTATGGACAATGATCACACAATGTTAGTTTTGAAGCATCTGCAACAGAAAATAATAAAAAGTATACATATGCTATAAAAGAAGGAACATTAAAGATTAACAACAAAGATATCGTAGATGATCAAAAATACTATTTAATAACAAATGATTATCTAGCAGTAGGTGGCGATCAATACGAAATGATAAACAAAGATAAACAATTAGAAAATGTACAATTAGTTTATGAAGGTGATGCAATAGCTGATGTTATTGGTGAATATGCAAAAAAAATCACAGAACAAGAAGTACAAGAAAATAAAAATTCTATTTTATGAAAAATGGAAAAATATTCTCAAGAAACAGCAACTAATTTCATCAAAATTGAATTTGAACCAACAACTAAGTAA
- a CDS encoding FMN-dependent NADH-azoreductase has protein sequence MESKIKKILTINGSIISDSISWKTNLKLIEKIKKNNPEAEVQTIDLNNTELAKTIISTNNFANFWENVNSDYYIDLLKSVDLLVINTPMINFSYSILVKNFIDVIAVANKTFSYKYSKKGDAIGLLNNLKVIIVASQGAPLGWYPFANHISNLEGIFNFLGVREIKSLLIDGTKVAPRNTLSHEEIINEFENKIDELISQI, from the coding sequence ATGGAAAGTAAAATTAAAAAAATATTAACTATAAATGGATCAATTATATCTGATTCTATTTCATGAAAAACCAATTTAAAATTAATTGAAAAAATCAAAAAAAATAATCCTGAAGCAGAAGTGCAAACAATCGATTTAAATAATACAGAATTAGCTAAAACTATTATTAGTACAAATAATTTTGCTAATTTTTGAGAAAATGTAAATTCAGATTATTACATTGATTTATTAAAATCTGTAGATTTATTAGTAATCAATACTCCTATGATTAATTTTAGTTACTCAATTTTAGTAAAAAATTTTATTGATGTTATTGCAGTGGCAAATAAAACTTTTTCTTATAAATATTCTAAAAAAGGTGATGCGATAGGATTATTAAATAATTTAAAAGTTATTATTGTTGCATCTCAAGGAGCCCCATTAGGTTGATATCCTTTTGCAAATCATATAAGTAATTTAGAAGGAATATTTAATTTTTTAGGTGTAAGAGAAATTAAAAGTTTATTAATTGATGGAACTAAAGTTGCGCCTAGAAATACTTTATCACATGAAGAAATTATTAATGAATTTGAAAATAAAATTGATGAATTAATTAGTCAAATCTAA
- the ruvX gene encoding Holliday junction resolvase RuvX: protein MRKISLDIGTKTCGFAISDQTNNIAISLETIYFEENNLEKIIYALKEYFLKYQINQIIIGLPLRSNGDKSERSKMIIDFAQKIKKIFTQEILFVEEYGSTIKSINILKSANLSIKKRRELKDTVAAKIILQDFLDYGGKKIEQYLE, encoded by the coding sequence ATGCGTAAAATATCTTTAGATATTGGCACTAAAACTTGTGGTTTTGCTATAAGTGATCAAACCAATAACATTGCGATTTCATTAGAAACTATCTATTTTGAAGAAAATAATTTGGAAAAAATAATTTATGCACTAAAAGAATATTTTTTAAAATATCAAATTAATCAAATTATCATAGGTCTACCTTTAAGAAGTAATGGTGATAAAAGCGAAAGAAGTAAAATGATAATTGATTTTGCACAAAAAATAAAAAAAATATTTACACAAGAAATATTATTTGTAGAAGAATATGGTTCAACAATCAAAAGTATCAATATTCTAAAAAGTGCTAATCTATCTATAAAAAAAAGAAGAGAATTAAAAGATACTGTGGCTGCTAAAATTATTTTGCAAGATTTTTTAGACTATGGAGGTAAAAAAATTGAACAATATCTTGAATAA
- a CDS encoding deoxynucleoside kinase, producing MIIAISGMIAAGKSTLSQKLHQIYSNSLLMEEFDNNDLVFNTFLKWLYENKKNINIAFQTYILENLQNKIQKIANDYKRNKNNFLFLDRFNLEHYIFAVATLSYKNKRYLEAFDKMFHEIINLNHNPDLAIFLDISFETFLERLKNRDRKSEVNNLNSNIEYFKLLHEIYKDLFISLVTKYKIPYVIIQADNKNSETILAEVIKNLESKINNL from the coding sequence ATGATAATAGCAATTAGTGGAATGATTGCCGCCGGCAAAAGTACATTAAGTCAAAAATTACATCAAATTTATTCTAATTCATTATTAATGGAAGAATTTGATAATAATGATTTAGTTTTTAATACCTTTTTAAAATGACTTTATGAAAATAAAAAAAATATAAACATAGCTTTTCAAACTTACATTTTAGAAAATTTACAAAATAAAATACAAAAAATAGCAAACGATTATAAAAGAAATAAAAATAATTTCTTATTTTTAGATAGATTTAATTTAGAACATTATATTTTTGCTGTTGCCACTCTTAGCTATAAAAACAAACGTTATTTAGAAGCTTTTGACAAAATGTTTCACGAAATTATCAATTTAAATCATAATCCTGATTTGGCCATTTTTTTAGATATATCTTTTGAAACTTTTTTGGAAAGATTAAAAAATAGAGATAGAAAAAGTGAAGTAAATAATTTAAATTCTAATATAGAATATTTTAAATTATTACATGAAATTTATAAAGATTTATTCATTTCATTAGTAACAAAATATAAAATTCCTTACGTAATAATACAAGCAGATAATAAAAATAGTGAAACTATTTTAGCTGAAGTAATCAAAAATTTGGAATCAAAAATAAATAACTTATAG